In one Streptomyces venezuelae genomic region, the following are encoded:
- the egtD gene encoding L-histidine N(alpha)-methyltransferase, protein MSPFLLTRTLPEDATGAALRADVLQGLTRTPKTLPPKWFYDARGSALFEEITTLPEYYPTRAEREILVARADRIAAITGARTLIELGSGSSEKTRHLIDAMESLHTYVPVDVSESALTGAANALLAQRPSLDVHALITDFTRGLALPGTPGPRLVAFLGGTIGNLLPAERTAFLSSVRDLLSPGDALLLGTDLVKDESVLVSAYDDGTGVTAAFNKNVLTVINRELAGDFDPDSFEHVAVWDREHEWIEMRLRSTADQTVKIHALDLAVDFVAGEELRTEISAKFREDGVRSELAAAGLELAHWWTDERGRFALSLSTVA, encoded by the coding sequence GTGAGCCCGTTCCTGCTGACCCGCACCCTGCCCGAGGACGCCACGGGCGCCGCCCTGCGCGCCGACGTCCTCCAGGGCCTCACCCGCACCCCGAAGACGCTGCCGCCCAAGTGGTTCTACGACGCGCGCGGCAGCGCCCTCTTCGAGGAGATCACCACCCTGCCCGAGTACTACCCCACCCGCGCCGAGCGCGAGATCCTCGTCGCCCGCGCCGACCGGATCGCCGCGATCACGGGGGCGAGGACACTGATCGAGCTGGGCTCGGGCTCGTCGGAGAAGACCCGCCACCTCATCGACGCCATGGAGTCCCTGCACACCTACGTCCCCGTGGACGTGAGCGAGAGCGCGCTGACCGGCGCCGCGAACGCCCTGCTCGCGCAGCGGCCCTCGCTCGACGTGCACGCCCTGATCACCGACTTCACCCGCGGCCTCGCGCTGCCGGGCACACCCGGACCGCGCCTGGTCGCCTTCCTCGGCGGCACGATCGGCAACCTGCTGCCCGCCGAGCGCACCGCGTTCCTCTCGTCCGTACGCGACCTCCTCTCCCCCGGCGACGCGCTGCTCCTCGGCACGGACCTGGTCAAGGACGAGTCGGTCCTCGTCTCCGCGTACGACGACGGGACGGGCGTGACGGCCGCGTTCAACAAGAACGTCCTGACGGTCATCAACCGCGAGCTGGCCGGGGACTTCGACCCGGACTCGTTCGAGCACGTGGCCGTCTGGGACCGCGAGCACGAGTGGATCGAGATGCGGCTGCGCTCCACGGCCGACCAGACGGTGAAGATCCACGCGCTCGACCTCGCGGTCGACTTCGTCGCGGGCGAGGAGCTCCGCACGGAGATATCGGCGAAGTTCCGCGAGGACGGCGTACGTTCCGAGCTGGCCGCCGCCGGGCTCGAGCTGGCGCACTGGTGGACGGACGAGAGGGGGCGCTTCGCCCTGTCGCTGAGCACCGTGGCATGA
- a CDS encoding extracellular solute-binding protein yields the protein MLPGGDDTRTVTVWLMKDSASPEFVERFTSEFEKEHDDIELDIRIQEWTGIGAKVKKALKEEGGDGPEVIEVGNTQVAQYVDEGGLYDLTLESARDLGMDDWLPGLAEPGRYRGAQYGIPWYAANRVVIYNKDLFAAAGIKTPPRTREEWLEATEKLNTGGKQGIYLAGQDWYTLSGFIWDEGGELAKETKESSGDWRGTLHTPEALRGMEFYRQLQALGEGPRDADEEHPAQAGVFAGGDVAQIVAVPGAARAIEEKNPDLKGKLGYFPIPGKKAGKPAAVFTGGSDLVVPEHSDDHKGAVEVIEALAGKKWQTDLARTMNYVPNKAKLAPAVADEEGAAAMAVGAANGRATPNSPRWAGVEADNPIKGYMTKVLTGGDPATEARKASARITRALDVGGL from the coding sequence ATGCTCCCGGGCGGTGACGACACCCGGACCGTCACGGTCTGGCTGATGAAGGACAGTGCTTCCCCGGAGTTCGTCGAGCGCTTCACGTCGGAGTTCGAGAAGGAGCACGACGACATCGAGCTGGACATCCGCATCCAGGAATGGACCGGCATCGGCGCCAAGGTGAAGAAGGCGCTCAAGGAGGAGGGCGGCGACGGGCCCGAGGTCATCGAGGTCGGCAACACGCAGGTCGCGCAGTACGTCGACGAGGGCGGCCTGTACGACCTGACCCTGGAGTCCGCACGCGACCTCGGCATGGACGACTGGCTGCCGGGCCTCGCCGAGCCGGGCCGCTACCGCGGCGCCCAGTACGGCATCCCCTGGTACGCCGCCAACCGCGTCGTCATCTACAACAAGGACCTGTTCGCGGCGGCAGGCATCAAGACGCCACCCCGCACCCGCGAGGAGTGGCTGGAGGCCACGGAGAAGCTCAACACCGGCGGCAAGCAGGGCATCTACCTCGCGGGCCAGGACTGGTACACCCTCTCCGGCTTCATCTGGGACGAGGGCGGCGAGCTCGCCAAGGAGACCAAGGAGTCCTCCGGCGACTGGCGCGGCACTCTGCACACGCCCGAGGCGCTGCGCGGCATGGAGTTCTACCGGCAGCTGCAGGCGCTCGGCGAGGGCCCGCGCGACGCCGACGAGGAGCACCCGGCGCAGGCCGGGGTGTTCGCGGGCGGCGACGTCGCGCAGATCGTCGCGGTGCCCGGCGCGGCCCGCGCCATCGAGGAGAAGAACCCCGACCTCAAGGGCAAGCTGGGCTACTTCCCCATTCCGGGGAAGAAGGCCGGCAAGCCCGCCGCGGTCTTCACCGGCGGCTCCGACCTCGTGGTGCCCGAGCACAGCGACGACCACAAGGGCGCGGTCGAGGTGATCGAGGCGCTGGCGGGCAAGAAGTGGCAGACCGATCTCGCGCGGACCATGAACTACGTGCCGAACAAGGCCAAGCTGGCCCCTGCGGTCGCCGACGAGGAGGGCGCGGCGGCGATGGCCGTCGGCGCGGCGAACGGCCGGGCCACCCCCAACTCCCCGCGCTGGGCGGGGGTCGAGGCGGACAACCCGATCAAGGGATACATGACGAAGGTCCTGACCGGCGGCGACCCGGCGACCGAGGCCCGCAAGGCCTCGGCCCGGATCACCAGGGCCCTGGACGTCGGCGGCCTGTGA
- a CDS encoding dodecin produces MSDHTYRVTEIVGTSHEGVDQAIRNGIARASQTLRSLDWFEVTQVRGHILDGEIQHYQVGLKVGFRLEDDAEV; encoded by the coding sequence ATGTCAGACCACACGTACCGTGTCACCGAGATCGTCGGCACCTCGCACGAGGGCGTCGACCAGGCGATCCGCAACGGCATCGCGCGGGCCTCGCAGACGCTCCGTTCACTGGACTGGTTCGAGGTCACGCAGGTCCGCGGCCACATCCTGGACGGCGAGATCCAGCACTACCAGGTCGGCCTGAAGGTGGGGTTCCGGCTGGAGGACGACGCGGAGGTGTGA
- a CDS encoding HAD family acid phosphatase produces the protein MTEDSGSRTRNSRASRTANSRPLAVFDLDGTLADTGHRQRFLERKPRDWDAFFAAAPQDPPLARGVELALESAGECEVVYLTGRPERCRADTVDWLAGQGLPEGRIWMRRNNDRRPARRTKLETLQEIARKRTVRMLVDDDELVCAEAERAGFTVVRVTWANTPEALKDAQEREGRT, from the coding sequence GTGACGGAAGACAGCGGATCGCGCACACGGAACAGCAGGGCGTCCCGTACGGCGAACAGCCGGCCCCTGGCCGTGTTCGACCTGGACGGCACCCTCGCGGACACCGGGCACCGGCAGCGTTTCCTGGAGCGCAAGCCCCGCGACTGGGACGCGTTCTTCGCCGCGGCTCCCCAGGACCCGCCGCTGGCACGCGGCGTCGAGCTGGCCCTGGAGAGCGCGGGGGAGTGCGAGGTCGTCTATCTGACCGGCCGCCCCGAGCGCTGCCGCGCCGACACGGTCGACTGGCTGGCAGGTCAGGGGCTGCCGGAAGGGCGGATCTGGATGCGCCGCAACAACGACCGGCGCCCCGCACGCCGCACCAAGCTGGAGACCCTCCAGGAGATCGCCCGCAAGCGGACGGTCCGCATGCTCGTGGACGACGACGAGCTGGTCTGCGCCGAGGCGGAGCGTGCGGGATTCACCGTCGTCCGGGTGACGTGGGCGAACACGCCGGAGGCGTTGAAGGACGCCCAGGAACGCGAAGGGCGCACCTGA
- a CDS encoding LLM class flavin-dependent oxidoreductase: protein MSSVIAATRFSVLDRSRTREGHDGPEALRDTVRLAQDVEALGYHRFWVSEHHGVPGVAGSAPTVLASAVAAATRTIRVGTGGVMLPNHQSLVVAEQFGVLASLFPGRIDMGLGRSVGFTDGVRKALGRDKHDAADFAAQLGELLDWFRGTSDTGVRARPAEGLSVPPYVLAVGEGATIAADAGLPLVIGDIRGREKMLRGIEQYRSGFRPSPWLAEPYVMIAGSIAVAESEEAARRLLVPEAWSMAYSRTHGTFPPLPPAERVESLTMTDKERGFYESGLTGHVHGTEEQVADELERVIKESGAQEVLVTTSTYDRQGLLDSFRRLARVAGLTA, encoded by the coding sequence GTGAGCTCAGTGATCGCGGCAACCCGGTTCTCCGTCCTCGACCGATCGCGCACCCGTGAGGGGCACGACGGGCCCGAGGCCCTGCGCGACACCGTGCGCCTGGCGCAGGACGTCGAGGCGCTCGGCTACCACCGCTTCTGGGTCTCCGAGCACCACGGGGTACCGGGGGTCGCGGGTTCGGCGCCCACCGTCCTCGCGTCGGCCGTCGCGGCGGCGACCCGCACCATCCGGGTCGGCACGGGCGGCGTGATGCTGCCGAACCATCAGTCGCTGGTGGTGGCCGAGCAGTTCGGGGTGCTCGCATCGCTCTTCCCCGGCCGGATCGACATGGGGCTCGGCCGTTCGGTCGGCTTCACCGACGGGGTGCGCAAGGCGCTGGGGCGCGACAAGCACGACGCGGCGGACTTCGCGGCGCAGCTCGGGGAGCTCCTCGACTGGTTCCGCGGCACGTCGGACACGGGGGTGCGGGCCCGGCCGGCCGAGGGTCTGAGCGTCCCGCCGTACGTCCTCGCGGTGGGCGAGGGCGCGACGATCGCCGCCGACGCGGGCCTTCCGCTGGTCATCGGGGACATCCGGGGCCGCGAGAAGATGCTGCGCGGCATCGAGCAGTACCGGAGCGGGTTCCGGCCCTCGCCGTGGCTCGCGGAGCCGTACGTCATGATCGCGGGCAGCATCGCCGTGGCGGAGAGCGAGGAGGCGGCGCGGCGGCTGCTCGTGCCGGAGGCCTGGTCGATGGCGTACTCGCGCACGCACGGCACGTTCCCGCCGCTGCCGCCCGCCGAGCGCGTGGAGTCCCTGACCATGACGGACAAGGAACGCGGCTTCTACGAGTCGGGGCTGACCGGCCACGTGCACGGCACGGAGGAGCAGGTGGCCGACGAGCTGGAGCGGGTGATCAAGGAGAGCGGGGCGCAGGAGGTGCTGGTCACGACCAGTACGTACGACCGGCAGGGGCTTCTCGACTCGTTCCGGCGGCTGGCACGGGTGGCGGGCCTGACCGCCTGA
- a CDS encoding ABC transporter permease, translating into MTAIKELERGAAPEPSGPPRRPKPARMNPADVLRVGGSGLRSRPMRVFLSALGIAIGIAAMVGVVGISTSSTEDLNRRLQDLGTNLLTVTPGQNFSGGEAHLPKESVDMIAAMDDVESVSAIGKTGAKVYRSDYTPVEETGGLNVSAARTDLPKSVGAEIVDGRWLNAANSRYPAVVLGPKAAEQLGVHRAGDDVKVWIGGRWFTVVGLLAPNELVPSLDSSALVGWSVAESELDFDGSPTTIFTRADESSVNDVQEVLGATTNPESPNEANVSRPSDALAAKEATDDTLSGLLLGLGGVALLVGGVGVANTMVISVLERRSEIGLRRSLGATRGQIRTQFLAEALLLSALGGVGGVLLGIAVTGGYASYQGWPSVVPVWAMAGGVGATLVIGGLAGFYPAVRAARLPPTEALATT; encoded by the coding sequence ATGACCGCGATCAAGGAGCTGGAGCGCGGCGCGGCCCCCGAGCCTTCCGGGCCCCCGCGGCGGCCGAAGCCCGCCCGGATGAACCCCGCGGACGTGCTGCGGGTCGGCGGCTCGGGGCTGCGCTCCCGGCCGATGCGGGTGTTCCTCTCGGCGCTCGGCATCGCCATCGGCATCGCCGCGATGGTCGGCGTGGTCGGCATCTCCACCTCGTCCACCGAGGACCTCAACCGCAGGCTGCAGGACCTGGGCACCAACCTCCTGACGGTGACCCCGGGGCAGAACTTCAGCGGCGGCGAGGCCCATCTGCCAAAGGAGTCGGTCGACATGATCGCGGCGATGGACGACGTCGAGTCCGTCTCCGCCATCGGAAAGACCGGCGCCAAGGTGTACCGCAGCGACTACACGCCCGTGGAGGAGACCGGCGGCCTCAACGTGTCGGCGGCCCGCACGGACCTGCCGAAGTCGGTCGGCGCGGAGATCGTCGACGGCCGCTGGCTGAACGCCGCCAACAGCCGCTACCCGGCGGTCGTCCTCGGGCCCAAGGCCGCCGAGCAGCTCGGCGTGCACCGGGCGGGGGACGACGTGAAGGTCTGGATCGGCGGCCGCTGGTTCACCGTCGTCGGCCTGCTCGCCCCCAACGAACTCGTGCCCTCCCTGGACTCGTCCGCCCTCGTGGGCTGGTCCGTCGCGGAGAGCGAACTGGACTTCGACGGCTCGCCGACCACCATCTTCACGCGCGCCGACGAGTCGTCCGTGAACGACGTGCAGGAAGTCCTCGGCGCCACGACCAACCCCGAGAGCCCCAACGAGGCCAACGTCTCCCGGCCCTCGGACGCGCTGGCCGCCAAGGAAGCCACCGACGACACCCTCAGCGGGCTGCTGCTCGGCCTCGGCGGGGTGGCCCTGCTCGTGGGCGGCGTCGGCGTCGCCAACACCATGGTCATCTCGGTCCTGGAACGGCGCTCCGAGATCGGCCTGCGCCGCTCGCTCGGCGCCACCCGGGGCCAGATCCGCACCCAGTTCCTGGCCGAGGCGCTGCTCCTGTCTGCACTCGGCGGCGTCGGCGGCGTCCTGCTCGGCATCGCCGTCACCGGCGGCTACGCCTCCTACCAGGGCTGGCCCTCCGTCGTCCCCGTCTGGGCGATGGCCGGCGGCGTCGGCGCCACGCTCGTCATCGGCGGCCTCGCCGGCTTCTACCCGGCGGTACGCGCGGCACGACTGCCCCCGACCGAGGCCCTGGCGACCACATGA
- a CDS encoding ABC transporter ATP-binding protein, with the protein MTSSTPELPAASASATDRPVVELTGVSKTYEDVAALRGADLVIRRGELLAIVGPSGSGKSTMLNIMGTLDRPSAGRVRIDGHDVADLTDRELSALRADTIGFVFQQFHLAFGVPALDSVADGLLYSGRPRGERRRLAELALRRVGLGRRLHHLPHQLSGGEKQRVAIARAVLGDPPLLLADEPTGALDSRSGAVVIELLHELHEAGTTVVVITHDRDIAATLPREVRLKDGRIEHDSVTADGGSSALVAQDARLPQEAVR; encoded by the coding sequence GTGACCTCGTCCACCCCGGAGCTTCCCGCCGCCTCCGCCTCCGCCACGGACCGTCCCGTGGTCGAGCTGACGGGCGTCTCCAAGACGTACGAGGACGTCGCCGCCCTGCGCGGCGCCGACCTGGTCATCCGGCGCGGCGAACTCCTCGCCATCGTCGGCCCCTCGGGGTCCGGCAAGTCCACGATGCTCAACATCATGGGCACCCTGGACCGCCCGTCGGCGGGCCGCGTCCGCATCGACGGGCACGACGTGGCCGACCTGACCGACCGTGAACTGTCCGCGCTGCGCGCCGACACCATCGGCTTCGTCTTCCAGCAGTTCCACCTGGCCTTCGGCGTACCGGCGTTGGACAGCGTCGCGGACGGACTGCTCTACAGCGGCAGGCCGCGCGGCGAACGCCGCCGTCTCGCCGAGCTGGCACTGCGCAGGGTCGGCCTCGGCCGCCGGCTCCACCACCTGCCGCACCAGCTGTCCGGCGGCGAGAAGCAGCGCGTGGCCATCGCCCGCGCGGTGCTCGGCGACCCGCCGCTGCTGCTCGCCGACGAACCGACCGGCGCGCTCGACTCACGGTCGGGAGCCGTCGTCATCGAGCTGCTCCACGAGCTGCACGAGGCCGGGACGACCGTCGTGGTCATCACCCACGACCGGGACATCGCCGCGACCCTGCCCCGCGAGGTGCGCCTCAAGGACGGCCGGATCGAGCACGACTCGGTCACCGCCGACGGTGGCTCCTCCGCCCTCGTTGCCCAGGACGCCCGCCTGCCCCAGGAGGCCGTGCGATGA
- a CDS encoding peptidoglycan-binding protein: MTSRDETEALSVAAESSGALERHGSGSGSGEVSTQRHSSGEVSTERHSSGEVSTKRPGAVDTAEEPSPGTRPRTRDLDTSLIAEAATAPDTAAGGGSDDGSDDDGAPPGGRKRRPLRTSLIALAAITVAAAAGVAATGTIGGDGGGSGGSAPSGPPATAKVERTTLTDTETVDGNLGYGDATTVQAPASSSGTGDGQSGQDQSGQGQSGQGSSAAGSAGDGIVTWVPEEGKKIERGDTVYRVDQQRIPLLYGSFPLYRTLRSGSEGDDVRMLEKNLRALGYTGFTVDDTYNSATAEAVKEWQDDLNREETGTVAAGDAVVADGARRVADVKTSPGAALSGSILSWTGTERIVGVDLDVQFEDLVEKGTKVTVELPDNTTVQAEVTDIGTPSTSQGDDSADGSGSGDSGSGDSDDKATLPVELTVKDQKGLGRYQAAAVQVTLKAESREDVLVVPVSALVAQRGGGYAVEVVTADGTEYRPVKLGMFADSRVEVSGKGIKEGTVVGVPK, encoded by the coding sequence GTGAGGTGTCGACGCAGCGGCACAGTTCCGGTGAGGTGTCGACGGAGCGGCACAGTTCGGGCGAGGTGTCGACGAAGCGGCCCGGCGCGGTCGACACCGCCGAGGAACCCTCCCCGGGCACCCGCCCCCGGACCCGCGACCTCGACACCTCCCTCATCGCGGAGGCCGCCACCGCGCCGGACACCGCGGCGGGCGGCGGTTCCGACGACGGTTCCGACGACGACGGGGCGCCACCCGGCGGCCGTAAGCGCCGCCCGCTGCGCACCTCGCTGATCGCCCTCGCCGCCATCACCGTGGCCGCGGCCGCCGGCGTCGCCGCCACCGGCACCATCGGCGGCGACGGCGGCGGCTCGGGGGGCTCCGCGCCCTCGGGCCCACCGGCCACGGCGAAGGTGGAACGCACGACGCTGACCGACACCGAGACCGTCGACGGCAACCTCGGCTACGGCGACGCGACCACCGTGCAGGCACCGGCCTCGTCCTCCGGCACGGGCGACGGACAGTCGGGCCAGGACCAGTCCGGCCAGGGCCAGTCAGGTCAAGGCTCCTCCGCCGCGGGGAGCGCGGGCGACGGCATCGTCACCTGGGTGCCCGAGGAGGGCAAGAAGATCGAGCGCGGCGACACCGTGTACCGCGTCGACCAGCAGCGGATCCCGCTCCTGTACGGCTCGTTTCCGCTCTACCGGACGCTGCGGTCCGGCAGCGAGGGAGACGACGTCAGGATGCTGGAGAAGAACCTCCGCGCCCTCGGCTACACGGGGTTCACCGTCGACGACACGTACAACTCCGCGACCGCCGAGGCCGTCAAGGAGTGGCAGGACGACCTGAACCGCGAGGAGACCGGCACCGTGGCCGCCGGGGACGCCGTGGTCGCCGACGGCGCGCGGCGCGTGGCCGACGTGAAGACCTCGCCCGGCGCCGCCCTGAGCGGCAGCATCCTCTCCTGGACCGGCACCGAGCGGATCGTCGGCGTCGACCTCGACGTGCAGTTCGAGGACCTGGTCGAGAAGGGCACCAAGGTCACCGTCGAACTCCCCGACAACACCACCGTCCAGGCCGAGGTCACGGACATCGGGACGCCGTCCACCTCTCAGGGCGACGACTCCGCGGACGGCTCCGGCTCCGGCGACTCCGGCTCCGGGGACTCCGACGACAAGGCCACCCTGCCCGTCGAGCTGACGGTGAAGGACCAGAAGGGCCTCGGCCGCTACCAGGCCGCCGCCGTCCAGGTCACGCTGAAGGCCGAGTCCCGCGAGGACGTCCTCGTCGTCCCCGTGAGCGCCCTGGTGGCGCAGCGCGGCGGAGGATACGCGGTGGAGGTCGTCACCGCGGACGGCACCGAGTACCGCCCGGTCAAGCTCGGCATGTTCGCGGACAGCAGGGTCGAGGTGTCCGGCAAGGGCATCAAGGAAGGCACCGTCGTGGGGGTCCCCAAGTGA